A genomic region of Pseudomonadota bacterium contains the following coding sequences:
- a CDS encoding lysylphosphatidylglycerol synthase transmembrane domain-containing protein: MNYLVEIGRRGSLALWLLAAAVSLALLFAVLWQVDWAAVSEMTRTASLPAVGVAFLCMTVAGLLTASRIQLFTPNRPDFATCLKVTAHYSVLLVLLPARLGEVGAVLLFRRYFRQRAGAAILSVITQRLFDLAVVGAIFLLSGVMVLRLSTAIEAYALAALLVTLLPLGLFYLDRPLGGLARFLLRETRPKTRLRTRFVRLLLQARIWHRHGLSRRTLVYGIGLTAARWAFNLAGMALLFHALHLGLAPEASLWAATAYNLLAVIPVQTIGGIGVSEAGLAGLLVLLGKPLALAAGASILIRVALVLIPFLFWLLVLAALQIGNRASMR, from the coding sequence ATGAACTATCTCGTCGAGATCGGCCGCCGTGGCAGCCTTGCGCTCTGGCTTTTGGCGGCGGCGGTAAGCCTTGCCCTTCTCTTCGCCGTCTTGTGGCAGGTGGACTGGGCGGCGGTAAGCGAGATGACCCGCACCGCGAGCCTGCCCGCCGTCGGCGTTGCCTTCCTGTGCATGACCGTAGCCGGGCTGCTCACGGCAAGCCGTATCCAGCTGTTCACGCCGAACCGGCCCGACTTCGCGACCTGTCTCAAGGTCACCGCCCATTACTCGGTGCTTCTGGTCCTGCTGCCGGCGCGGCTCGGCGAGGTGGGAGCGGTGCTTCTTTTCCGCCGTTACTTCCGGCAGCGCGCCGGTGCGGCGATCTTGAGCGTAATCACCCAGCGCCTTTTCGACCTTGCCGTCGTCGGCGCCATTTTTCTTCTTTCCGGCGTCATGGTCCTGCGGCTCTCGACCGCGATCGAGGCTTATGCGCTGGCCGCGCTTCTCGTCACGCTCCTGCCGCTTGGGCTTTTCTACCTTGACCGGCCGCTGGGTGGGCTGGCGCGCTTCCTGCTTCGCGAGACCCGGCCGAAGACGCGCCTGCGCACCCGCTTCGTCCGGCTGCTTCTACAGGCGCGGATCTGGCACCGCCATGGGCTGAGCCGGCGGACGCTGGTTTACGGCATCGGCCTGACAGCGGCACGGTGGGCCTTCAACCTGGCCGGGATGGCGCTGCTTTTCCACGCCCTGCATCTGGGACTTGCGCCGGAGGCCAGCCTTTGGGCGGCCACCGCCTATAACCTGCTCGCCGTCATTCCGGTGCAAACGATCGGCGGCATCGGGGTCAGCGAAGCCGGTCTGGCGGGACTCCTGGTCCTGCTCGGCAAGCCGCTGGCGCTGGCGGCGGGGGCGAGTATCCTGATCCGGGTGGCGCTTGTCCTCATCCCTTTTCTCTTTTGGCTTCTTGTCCTGGCGGCGCTGCAGATCGGCAACCGTGCGTCCATGCGATGA